A section of the Leptospira kobayashii genome encodes:
- a CDS encoding efflux RND transporter periplasmic adaptor subunit produces the protein MKSKLIFKSSVAAVLFALGIFYFVFSGKSNNIDKQELDEKSEKDTVQIDSERQKNIGIKTEQVEVNDFSSKLQLIGETEAVPDAVIDIPARVSGRITSVHFIEGDKIKKGQNLVVIDSPELAKLRSVYQTAKTKYIASEQNYERIRSLVQMHLAAKQELVDAESNLKVIQSERIAAEENLRATGLAINNEISGIYRVTAPRSGLAIMRNAIPGSQVLGSQTLTTIADMSVLWFQAKIFEGDLQFLKEGDSVKIVLNAYPDILFEGKLDHIGEKVDPVSRTIHARIVFKNIGKKAKIGLFGKANIETESRRGILIPSSAVQTYQDKHFVFLQTEPTRFLWKEVEIGTESEGRTEIKSGLAENDHVVTQGTFELKAILFKSTFGEE, from the coding sequence ATGAAATCAAAACTTATATTCAAATCTTCCGTCGCCGCAGTTCTTTTTGCACTTGGGATTTTCTATTTCGTATTTTCCGGAAAATCAAATAATATCGATAAACAAGAATTAGATGAAAAATCGGAAAAAGACACGGTACAAATCGATTCGGAAAGACAGAAAAATATCGGAATCAAAACGGAGCAAGTCGAGGTCAATGATTTCAGTTCCAAACTTCAACTCATCGGAGAAACGGAAGCCGTACCGGATGCTGTCATTGATATTCCCGCAAGAGTTTCAGGAAGAATCACGTCGGTTCATTTTATAGAAGGAGATAAAATAAAAAAGGGACAAAATCTGGTTGTAATCGATTCACCCGAACTTGCAAAACTCAGATCCGTTTACCAAACCGCCAAAACAAAATACATTGCCTCCGAACAAAACTACGAAAGGATTCGCTCTTTGGTACAGATGCATCTTGCCGCCAAACAAGAACTTGTCGATGCAGAATCCAATCTAAAGGTAATTCAATCGGAGAGGATAGCAGCGGAAGAAAATCTCCGTGCGACAGGACTTGCCATCAATAATGAAATTTCAGGCATCTATCGTGTGACCGCACCTAGATCCGGGCTTGCCATTATGAGAAATGCTATTCCCGGATCACAAGTGTTGGGAAGCCAAACGCTGACCACGATAGCCGATATGTCTGTTTTGTGGTTCCAGGCAAAGATTTTCGAAGGGGACTTGCAATTTCTTAAAGAAGGAGATTCCGTCAAAATAGTGTTAAACGCTTATCCTGACATCCTATTTGAAGGAAAATTGGATCATATCGGAGAAAAAGTGGATCCCGTGTCACGAACCATCCATGCGAGAATTGTTTTCAAAAATATCGGAAAGAAAGCAAAAATCGGATTATTCGGAAAAGCAAATATAGAAACCGAATCCAGAAGAGGAATTTTAATTCCTAGCTCAGCGGTGCAAACTTACCAAGACAAACATTTCGTATTTTTGCAAACAGAACCTACCCGGTTTCTTTGGAAAGAAGTGGAGATCGGTACGGAATCGGAAGGAAGAACGGAAATCAAATCGGGACTGGCTGAGAATGATCACGTGGTAACACAAGGAACATTCGAACTCAAAGCGATTTTATTCAAATCCACATTTGGGGAGGAATAA
- a CDS encoding TolC family protein gives MSVCYSRREKTFLFLFFLLFPPNLYLVAEDSVPPFCRPPWDLTKIANCIVENHPVYKTELLRLKEIQGRKKISSYYFPANPNISTYSSHRRASGPNEIFSTTAQQAANFQVMVTQEIYTGGKREKAIQIADDEFKSQVFRMESVRRNLSFSSLQTLIRYLNLKKEEEITKNLYLLSKDLSYLAKARVREGISPAMDESLSAAEELRMAKVWQSSVRRLEETKGTLYLLLSIPLESKLEWNPEIHIAPDLPNDRDSVIQLALLQRPEIPLSEREILLAIHRWEEVRLQKIPNLNFGAFVQNDGFNERVVGGQVSLPLTIWRDYEGESAVAKAKEEQARESKETVTRIVKQEVINALSGYLTLKEEFSLYNTDLLNRTDEDLNFLREALKTGKVKVIDAINSQRVLVQTKLNYIQTKTDYESAQMELIRALGLPLENLNLIENL, from the coding sequence ATGTCCGTTTGTTATTCGAGAAGGGAAAAAACCTTCCTGTTTTTATTTTTCTTATTATTTCCACCAAATCTCTATCTGGTGGCAGAGGATTCTGTCCCACCCTTCTGTCGTCCTCCTTGGGACTTAACAAAGATCGCAAATTGTATCGTAGAGAATCATCCTGTTTACAAAACAGAATTACTCAGGCTGAAGGAAATCCAGGGAAGAAAGAAAATTTCCTCATACTATTTTCCAGCCAATCCGAATATTTCCACTTATTCTTCCCACAGAAGGGCAAGTGGTCCGAATGAAATTTTTTCCACGACTGCACAACAAGCTGCGAACTTCCAGGTGATGGTCACTCAGGAAATTTATACCGGTGGAAAAAGAGAAAAAGCGATTCAAATTGCAGACGACGAATTTAAGTCTCAAGTTTTCCGCATGGAGTCCGTTAGGCGAAATTTAAGTTTTTCATCTCTTCAAACCTTAATTCGTTATTTGAATCTGAAAAAGGAAGAGGAAATTACCAAAAATCTTTATCTTCTTTCTAAAGATCTGAGTTATCTGGCAAAGGCAAGAGTCCGGGAAGGGATTTCTCCCGCGATGGATGAAAGTCTGTCCGCTGCGGAAGAGTTGAGAATGGCGAAAGTCTGGCAATCAAGTGTGAGAAGATTGGAAGAGACAAAGGGAACGTTGTATTTGCTTTTATCCATTCCTTTGGAAAGTAAACTGGAATGGAATCCGGAAATTCATATTGCGCCGGATCTTCCGAACGACAGAGATTCCGTTATCCAATTGGCATTATTACAAAGACCGGAGATCCCTCTTTCCGAAAGGGAAATTCTACTCGCGATCCACAGATGGGAGGAAGTCAGACTTCAAAAAATTCCTAATTTGAATTTCGGTGCATTTGTTCAAAACGACGGATTCAATGAACGCGTAGTAGGCGGTCAAGTAAGTCTTCCTCTTACGATTTGGAGGGATTACGAAGGAGAATCCGCAGTCGCAAAAGCGAAAGAGGAACAAGCTCGCGAATCGAAAGAAACCGTCACAAGGATCGTCAAACAGGAAGTCATCAATGCTTTGTCCGGATACTTGACTTTAAAAGAAGAATTCTCTCTTTACAACACGGATCTGTTGAATCGAACCGATGAAGATTTGAATTTCTTAAGAGAAGCTTTGAAAACGGGAAAGGTCAAAGTCATAGATGCGATCAATAGCCAAAGAGTGCTTGTACAAACAAAGCTCAACTACATTCAAACCAAAACGGATTATGAGTCGGCTCAAATGGAATTGATCCGCGCCTTGGGATTACCGTTGGAAAATTTAAACCTTATTGAAAACTTATGA
- a CDS encoding DUF1574 family protein has translation MKKIYYYPLFIFLIVFLADKIACIPVLLESGRRHYKAGQNILLGINPVWTADKIKQETGSTTVSVFGSSRSYLFHEWKEIPLKENYFSKPIAIETRSIVKASDFLLNYLLIRSMGKVGYKPNLVVLEFSEEMLNEKSPFTFKSKSEELILNSDELISLFPYLEGEGKRNVLFKILFPSYNYHFQPLLAISNISKGKKIEEETLFVEMIAIMNEKQPFDPKNVGFPLNSFSPQDYQARIIDYTNQLIQNDILRNYSYSSNEEGVFHATIDYLEKNNIPTVIWEPTVHPYFLEKRKQITGGNHFQKLKEKYISKASGNVRTLSFVEDPLKCDIYVDASHVSPVCIPEMADRIFSVAKTIPNFKN, from the coding sequence ATGAAAAAAATATACTACTATCCGTTGTTCATCTTTCTGATTGTTTTTCTGGCAGATAAAATCGCCTGCATACCGGTCTTACTCGAAAGCGGAAGAAGGCATTACAAAGCCGGTCAGAATATCCTTTTGGGAATCAATCCTGTTTGGACTGCGGATAAAATAAAACAGGAAACCGGTTCGACCACCGTATCCGTGTTTGGTTCTTCCAGATCCTATCTGTTTCATGAATGGAAAGAAATCCCCCTCAAGGAGAATTATTTTTCCAAACCGATTGCGATAGAAACCAGATCCATTGTCAAAGCTTCCGATTTTTTACTCAACTATCTCTTGATCCGATCCATGGGCAAGGTAGGTTATAAACCGAATCTGGTTGTGCTTGAATTTTCGGAAGAGATGTTGAATGAAAAAAGCCCCTTCACTTTCAAAAGCAAATCCGAAGAATTGATTCTGAATTCGGATGAACTTATTTCCCTTTTTCCTTATCTGGAAGGAGAAGGAAAAAGAAATGTGCTGTTTAAAATCCTATTCCCTTCCTATAATTATCATTTTCAACCGTTACTTGCCATTTCCAATATTTCCAAAGGCAAAAAGATAGAAGAAGAAACTCTCTTCGTGGAAATGATCGCGATCATGAATGAAAAACAACCTTTCGATCCGAAGAACGTAGGGTTTCCTTTGAATTCTTTTTCTCCGCAAGATTATCAAGCAAGGATCATCGATTATACAAACCAATTGATCCAAAACGATATCTTGAGAAATTATTCATACTCTTCCAATGAAGAAGGGGTATTTCATGCGACCATCGATTATTTGGAAAAGAACAATATACCAACTGTTATATGGGAGCCGACAGTGCATCCTTATTTTCTGGAAAAAAGAAAGCAGATCACCGGGGGAAATCATTTCCAAAAACTGAAAGAAAAATACATTTCCAAAGCTTCCGGAAATGTCCGCACCCTTTCCTTTGTGGAAGATCCTTTGAAATGTGACATATATGTGGATGCAAGCCATGTCTCCCCTGTCTGCATTCCGGAAATGGCGGACCGCATTTTTTCCGTTGCCAAAACCATCCCTAATTTTAAAAATTAA
- a CDS encoding MBOAT family O-acyltransferase, whose product MLFNSLDYLVFFISCYIIYWLSPRNFRKYILIVFSLIFYAYWSKAFLFHFFAFIVLSHFAVIGILKTKKKIFLILGIVVNLANLIFFKYILTYLQYIIKEDSARFPFSDSITSIALPLAISFYTFQMIAYIIDAWRGKFTESPFLDFVLFILFFPQLIAGPIMRHDDFYNQIEKAQLNWDYVQRGFYHLISGIIKKVLIADQMAKLINPVWNDPTGYDGLSAFLAVLGFSVQVFCDFSGYTDFARGSAFLLGYEIPENFKAPYYSVSFTELWTRWHITLSTWIRDYLYIPLGGNKVSETRFKFNTILVMSLGGLWHGNTYTFFFWGLLHGILLGIERSLFGKIDRKNLNLQKKIFGFIIVTIFWLIGASFFRAENFEKLVLLWSNTLNLKGNIIYKPDFWVLVFACYSIQFIEFKNYFSPKFADMGKWLVPATCIIAYFALVKIETQVETFIYFQF is encoded by the coding sequence ATGTTATTTAACTCTTTGGACTACCTGGTATTTTTTATTTCCTGTTACATTATATACTGGTTGTCCCCGAGAAATTTCCGAAAATACATACTGATTGTATTTTCACTTATCTTTTACGCTTATTGGAGCAAGGCGTTTTTATTCCACTTCTTTGCATTTATCGTCCTCAGTCATTTTGCCGTAATAGGCATTCTCAAAACAAAAAAGAAAATATTTTTGATCCTGGGAATTGTAGTCAATTTGGCGAATCTCATCTTTTTTAAGTACATTCTAACATACTTACAATATATCATCAAAGAAGATTCGGCCCGGTTTCCTTTCAGCGACTCAATCACTAGTATCGCCCTTCCCCTTGCCATCAGCTTTTATACATTCCAGATGATCGCATACATTATAGATGCGTGGAGAGGAAAATTCACCGAGTCTCCTTTTCTTGACTTCGTATTATTCATTCTGTTTTTCCCGCAACTGATCGCAGGTCCCATCATGCGACATGATGATTTTTACAATCAGATCGAGAAGGCACAACTTAACTGGGATTATGTGCAAAGAGGATTTTATCATCTGATTTCCGGGATCATCAAAAAAGTTTTGATCGCCGACCAAATGGCAAAACTAATCAACCCGGTTTGGAATGATCCCACAGGTTACGACGGACTTTCCGCTTTTCTTGCTGTACTCGGATTTTCCGTTCAAGTGTTTTGCGATTTTTCGGGATACACTGATTTTGCACGCGGGTCTGCATTTCTTTTGGGATATGAAATCCCAGAAAACTTCAAGGCCCCCTATTACTCCGTCAGCTTCACCGAACTTTGGACCAGGTGGCATATCACTCTTTCGACCTGGATTAGAGATTATCTTTATATCCCTCTCGGCGGAAATAAAGTCTCCGAAACCCGTTTCAAATTCAATACGATACTGGTCATGTCACTCGGCGGACTTTGGCATGGAAACACTTATACTTTCTTTTTCTGGGGTTTGCTCCATGGGATTCTTCTCGGAATAGAACGCTCGTTATTTGGCAAGATAGACAGAAAGAATCTGAACTTACAGAAAAAAATCTTCGGCTTTATCATAGTAACGATATTCTGGCTGATCGGTGCTTCTTTTTTCCGTGCGGAAAATTTCGAAAAATTGGTTTTACTATGGAGTAATACTCTCAATCTGAAGGGGAACATCATCTACAAACCTGATTTTTGGGTTTTGGTTTTTGCATGTTATTCGATTCAATTCATAGAATTCAAAAATTATTTTTCACCGAAGTTTGCAGATATGGGAAAATGGTTGGTACCAGCAACCTGTATCATCGCCTATTTCGCTTTGGTCAAAATAGAAACCCAAGTGGAAACATTCATCTATTTTCAATTTTAA
- a CDS encoding acetoacetate--CoA ligase → MALSRKLWTASGPETLLTKFRIKIEKEEGVSLPDYDSFHHWSIVHLESFWSLWAKESGFIFHKAPDRILQRSDKFWESKWFVGAELNFAENLLEKGKPEDIAILYLGEDGKKETFTYSQLKSEVFKLASYFKTLGVSKGDRVCGLVPNAPVSTIGMLATTSLGAIWSSASPDFGAKGILDRFEQIQPKVLFAVDGYFFKGKKISILDKVGEVSAKLASFADYKSTILSSFTGDSFLLDGITKPIRYDDLPKEENAKPNYESISFQDPVYIMFSSGTTGLPKCIVQGAGVLLNHTKELALHANLHAGEKLFYYTTCGWMMWNWSQSALALGATLCQYDGNPFHPDWKTLWRFAEEEEIQVFGTSAKYLSVMEQDGVEPIGEFPLSKLKTILSTGSPLYPSGFRYVYSKIKKDVQLASISGGTDLNGCFALGNPDLPVFEGEIQSRGLGMDVKVFNENGQPVEKEKGELVCESPFPSMPLFFWNDKDGSKYQSAYFSRFENIWCHGDFAELTENKGMIIYGRSDATLNPGGVRIGTADIYSVVETFSEIQDSVIIGQEYKEDVRIVLFLKMKEGRKLEDELKSRLKDAIRSETSPRHVPALILEVKDIPYTVNGKKVEIAVRQTVQGETVKNSNALANPESLSYFKDIPELK, encoded by the coding sequence ATGGCTTTATCCCGAAAACTTTGGACTGCTTCCGGTCCGGAAACTTTACTTACAAAATTTAGAATCAAAATAGAAAAAGAAGAGGGGGTCTCCCTTCCCGATTACGATTCGTTTCATCACTGGTCGATTGTCCACTTGGAATCATTTTGGTCTCTTTGGGCTAAAGAATCCGGGTTTATCTTTCATAAAGCGCCGGATCGTATTTTGCAAAGGTCGGACAAATTTTGGGAATCAAAATGGTTTGTCGGGGCCGAGCTGAATTTTGCGGAAAATCTTTTGGAAAAAGGAAAACCGGAGGATATCGCCATTCTTTACTTAGGCGAAGATGGAAAAAAGGAAACATTCACCTATTCTCAGTTAAAGTCTGAAGTTTTCAAACTAGCTTCTTATTTTAAAACCCTGGGTGTTTCTAAAGGGGACCGGGTATGCGGTTTGGTTCCCAATGCACCGGTTTCTACAATCGGAATGCTCGCCACCACTTCTTTAGGAGCCATTTGGTCCAGTGCCTCTCCCGATTTCGGAGCAAAGGGAATTTTGGACAGGTTCGAACAGATTCAGCCGAAAGTATTGTTCGCAGTCGACGGTTATTTTTTCAAAGGCAAAAAGATTTCCATTTTGGATAAAGTGGGCGAGGTATCTGCAAAACTCGCATCGTTCGCGGATTATAAGTCGACGATCCTTTCTTCTTTTACAGGCGATTCATTCTTGTTAGATGGGATAACAAAACCGATTCGTTATGACGATCTTCCGAAAGAAGAAAATGCGAAACCAAACTACGAATCCATATCGTTTCAGGATCCTGTTTACATTATGTTTTCTTCCGGTACGACCGGTCTTCCCAAATGCATTGTGCAAGGTGCGGGCGTTCTACTCAATCATACAAAGGAACTTGCACTGCATGCGAATCTTCATGCGGGAGAAAAATTATTTTATTATACTACCTGCGGTTGGATGATGTGGAATTGGTCGCAAAGTGCTCTGGCATTGGGCGCCACCTTATGTCAGTATGATGGAAATCCGTTTCATCCCGATTGGAAAACTCTTTGGCGTTTTGCAGAGGAAGAAGAGATCCAGGTTTTCGGAACCAGTGCCAAATACCTTTCCGTTATGGAACAGGATGGTGTCGAGCCTATAGGTGAATTTCCTCTGTCAAAACTTAAGACCATTCTTTCTACAGGCAGCCCTTTGTATCCTTCCGGATTTCGTTATGTATATTCCAAAATAAAAAAGGATGTACAACTTGCTTCCATTTCTGGAGGAACGGACTTGAACGGTTGTTTTGCGCTTGGGAATCCCGATCTACCTGTTTTTGAAGGAGAGATTCAATCCAGAGGTCTCGGGATGGATGTAAAAGTTTTTAACGAAAATGGACAGCCTGTGGAAAAAGAAAAAGGTGAACTGGTTTGCGAATCACCTTTTCCTTCGATGCCACTTTTCTTTTGGAATGATAAAGACGGATCAAAATACCAATCCGCCTACTTTTCCCGATTTGAAAATATCTGGTGCCATGGTGATTTTGCGGAGCTGACGGAAAACAAAGGGATGATCATTTACGGAAGATCCGATGCTACTTTGAATCCGGGAGGAGTCCGGATCGGAACCGCCGATATTTATTCGGTCGTAGAAACTTTTTCGGAAATACAAGACTCGGTGATCATCGGACAGGAATATAAGGAAGATGTACGAATTGTACTTTTTTTGAAAATGAAAGAAGGTCGGAAATTGGAAGATGAGTTGAAATCCCGTTTGAAAGATGCGATTCGTTCCGAAACTTCTCCCCGCCATGTACCTGCTTTGATTTTGGAAGTAAAAGATATTCCTTATACGGTGAACGGTAAAAAAGTGGAGATAGCGGTGAGACAAACTGTCCAAGGTGAAACAGTGAAAAACAGTAACGCGCTCGCAAATCCCGAGTCACTTTCGTATTTTAAAGATATCCCCGAATTGAAGTAA
- a CDS encoding sensor histidine kinase — protein MVYWEDKSANVSFNEILGKQTLNDFKQKTKPDHNIGYSKSAFWFYWKPDFPHQNARYWLVIDNPLIDNLDFYQVEEKGTWVERYMGDDRPFANRIIPIRPFSLRMTEGAYQKGIFIRVKSEGSIRFPVEVCKGDVIIANAARTEMAYGLFYGSILFISIYQLLSYFYSRNITFLTYSFFGFTLSMFLASQSGHLQEFFYPEVAGISNYVNHITSSLSIVFGVYFIYSFFPFMKENKIYRYTVYSFLILAGSVAPLTFFISYSYISRVLPFLSLIIVIFLFVVLTRRKLNYSEKWIRRGIIVVIVSIIIAVMRNYSLIPNSFLTLHIVKISQFIQVLFFALATSSQYKMIEQYALTTTTEKNTALKLAKSKSEILAYLSHEIRSPIHSMLAYLELLTEKESNKESQTELKLVQKSAEHVVALVSNILEQSRLEAGKVEIQKENFSLQTLVDDITLEQRPIAKQKDLFLDVLIADDLPKSVWGDPLRIHQVLTNLISNAIKFTNSGKVILSISKENDLIRFSVTDSGLGIRAEEIESLFAEFKQANYSIYKQFGGTGLGLSISKSLLNLMDSDLKLKTEMGVGSEFYFYIKID, from the coding sequence ATGGTATATTGGGAAGATAAATCGGCAAATGTAAGTTTTAACGAAATTCTAGGCAAACAGACATTAAATGATTTTAAACAAAAAACAAAGCCCGATCACAATATAGGGTATTCCAAGTCGGCCTTTTGGTTTTACTGGAAACCGGATTTTCCCCACCAAAATGCAAGATATTGGCTGGTAATAGACAATCCTTTGATCGATAATTTGGATTTTTACCAAGTGGAAGAGAAAGGAACTTGGGTGGAAAGATACATGGGAGATGATAGGCCGTTTGCAAATAGAATCATTCCCATCCGGCCTTTTTCCTTACGTATGACGGAAGGAGCGTATCAAAAAGGGATCTTTATACGAGTCAAGTCGGAAGGCTCGATTCGTTTTCCCGTCGAAGTTTGCAAAGGAGATGTCATCATTGCAAATGCGGCGCGAACGGAAATGGCCTATGGATTGTTTTACGGGAGTATCCTTTTCATATCCATCTATCAATTATTAAGTTATTTTTACTCCAGAAACATTACTTTTTTAACTTACTCTTTTTTCGGATTCACTCTCTCCATGTTTCTCGCTTCACAAAGCGGCCACTTACAGGAGTTCTTTTATCCTGAAGTTGCTGGAATCAGTAATTATGTGAATCACATCACCAGCTCCCTCTCGATCGTGTTTGGAGTTTATTTCATATACTCTTTTTTTCCGTTTATGAAAGAAAACAAAATATACCGTTATACGGTATATTCGTTTTTAATTTTGGCAGGATCGGTCGCCCCGCTTACTTTTTTTATCTCTTATTCTTATATATCCAGGGTCCTTCCTTTCCTTAGTCTAATCATTGTTATTTTTCTTTTTGTGGTATTAACCAGAAGAAAGTTAAACTATTCCGAAAAATGGATACGCAGAGGAATCATAGTGGTGATTGTTTCCATTATCATCGCAGTCATGCGAAATTACAGTTTGATCCCAAATTCTTTTCTTACTCTTCATATTGTAAAAATCTCCCAGTTTATCCAAGTTTTATTTTTCGCTTTGGCAACCAGTAGTCAGTACAAGATGATCGAACAATATGCACTTACAACAACTACGGAAAAAAATACCGCATTAAAACTCGCAAAATCGAAGTCGGAGATACTTGCTTACTTAAGCCACGAAATCAGAAGCCCCATCCATTCCATGTTGGCATATCTTGAATTATTGACTGAAAAGGAAAGCAACAAAGAAAGTCAGACGGAATTGAAATTGGTTCAGAAATCCGCCGAACATGTTGTGGCATTGGTTTCAAACATATTGGAACAAAGCCGTCTGGAAGCGGGAAAAGTTGAAATCCAAAAGGAAAATTTTTCCTTACAGACATTAGTTGATGATATAACATTGGAACAAAGGCCGATTGCAAAACAAAAAGATCTTTTTCTGGATGTGCTGATTGCCGACGATTTACCGAAATCAGTTTGGGGTGACCCCCTTCGAATCCATCAGGTATTAACGAATCTGATCTCCAATGCGATTAAGTTTACCAATTCGGGAAAAGTCATTCTTTCCATTTCCAAAGAAAACGATCTGATCCGTTTTTCAGTAACGGACTCAGGGCTCGGGATCAGAGCGGAGGAAATTGAATCTTTATTTGCGGAATTCAAACAAGCCAATTATTCCATATACAAACAGTTTGGCGGAACCGGACTCGGTCTTTCCATTTCCAAAAGCCTTCTCAATTTAATGGATTCCGACCTCAAATTAAAAACGGAAATGGGTGTCGGTTCCGAATTTTACTTTTATATCAAAATCGATTAA
- a CDS encoding cysteine synthase A, producing the protein MDIKKGFIESVGNTPLIRINSLSDETGCEILGKAEFMNPGGSVKDRAAHYIIAEAEKNGLLKPGGTVVEGTAGNTGIGITHICNAKGYKAVIIIPETQSQEKIETLRTLGAEVKLVPAVPYTNPDNYVRVSERIAKETPNAIWANQFDNLANRKAHFETTGPEIWKQTDGKVDVWIASLGTGGTYSGTALYFKEKNPKIKCIVADPHGSGIYSFIKTGTISVEGSSITEGIGQGRITKNMEGMPVDDALRIDDKECLRILNILLKKDGLFMGGSVGINVAAAYQTAKTLGPGHTIVTVLCDGGARYQSKIYNEEFLKTKGLI; encoded by the coding sequence ATGGATATCAAAAAAGGTTTCATTGAATCTGTGGGAAACACCCCACTCATCCGTATCAACTCACTGAGCGACGAGACTGGTTGTGAAATTTTAGGCAAAGCGGAGTTTATGAACCCGGGAGGTTCCGTAAAAGACAGAGCGGCTCATTACATTATAGCCGAAGCGGAAAAAAACGGATTGCTCAAACCCGGTGGCACCGTGGTGGAAGGGACAGCCGGAAATACGGGAATAGGGATTACGCATATCTGCAATGCGAAAGGTTACAAAGCGGTAATCATTATCCCTGAAACCCAGTCGCAGGAAAAAATAGAAACCTTGCGCACATTAGGTGCCGAAGTCAAACTCGTCCCTGCAGTTCCATATACGAATCCTGATAATTATGTACGTGTTTCCGAACGAATCGCAAAAGAAACTCCCAACGCCATTTGGGCAAACCAATTCGACAACTTGGCAAATAGAAAGGCGCATTTTGAAACCACAGGACCGGAAATTTGGAAGCAGACGGATGGCAAAGTAGATGTATGGATTGCTTCCTTGGGAACCGGCGGAACCTATTCGGGAACTGCATTGTATTTCAAAGAAAAAAACCCGAAAATCAAATGCATTGTAGCGGATCCCCATGGTTCCGGAATTTACTCCTTTATCAAGACAGGTACAATCTCCGTCGAAGGAAGTTCCATTACGGAAGGGATCGGACAAGGTCGTATAACAAAGAATATGGAAGGGATGCCGGTTGACGATGCCCTTCGAATCGACGATAAAGAATGTTTACGGATTCTAAACATACTTCTCAAAAAAGACGGACTCTTTATGGGAGGGTCGGTTGGAATCAATGTGGCGGCAGCATACCAAACGGCAAAAACCTTAGGGCCGGGGCATACGATCGTAACCGTTCTATGTGATGGCGGTGCCCGTTACCAATCCAAGATTTATAATGAAGAATTCCTAAAAACGAAAGGGTTAATTTAG
- a CDS encoding MFS transporter — MQAILNWFRPASAISLKPTKEIQEAYPKYRWRILESTFLGYTTFYLLRNNFSPVSKEIGEALSYSRQDIGDILAVTAITYGLGKFIMGALSDRSNPRKFMTVGLILTAILNFSFGFTNHYWVHLVLWGLNGLVQGMGWPPCGRSLGHWYSVSERGKTFAFWNIAHNIGGGLVGVIASYSASYFGWQYAFFIPGVIALVGAAYLYFRLVDTPQSVGLPPIEEFNQDHPPEEAKNEDHEKELSTKELIIHNVLLNKYIWLFSIANFFVYIIRYSLIDWGPTYLKEVKGANLESGGISTLVLEFGGIGSTLLMGWISDKAGGRRGMVSLLCIIPIFFAFLGIIYNPPGNIMIDFILFGIIGLFIYPPVMLLGVAGLDFTSKKAVGTAAGFIGLFGALGRTVQGKGLGWLVDHYSWNEALAAIVIATLFAILLLSFTWRLKPRG, encoded by the coding sequence TTGCAAGCCATTCTGAATTGGTTCCGTCCTGCCAGTGCCATCTCTCTCAAACCGACAAAAGAAATCCAAGAAGCTTACCCAAAGTACCGTTGGCGTATCTTGGAATCCACCTTTCTTGGTTACACTACCTTTTATCTGCTTCGTAACAATTTTTCCCCTGTTTCGAAGGAAATTGGCGAAGCGTTAAGCTATTCTAGACAAGATATTGGAGATATATTGGCCGTAACGGCAATTACGTACGGACTTGGCAAATTCATTATGGGAGCGTTGTCCGATCGTTCCAATCCTAGAAAGTTTATGACTGTGGGATTGATTCTCACTGCAATTTTGAATTTTTCATTCGGCTTTACAAACCACTATTGGGTGCATTTGGTACTTTGGGGATTAAACGGTCTCGTGCAAGGGATGGGGTGGCCACCTTGCGGTCGTTCGCTGGGACATTGGTATTCCGTGAGCGAAAGGGGAAAAACATTCGCCTTCTGGAATATTGCTCATAATATCGGCGGTGGTCTCGTAGGAGTCATTGCTTCCTATTCCGCATCTTATTTCGGATGGCAGTATGCATTTTTTATTCCGGGAGTCATTGCACTCGTCGGTGCCGCCTATCTTTACTTTCGTTTGGTGGATACACCTCAATCCGTCGGTCTTCCTCCCATAGAAGAATTCAATCAAGATCATCCTCCCGAAGAGGCGAAAAACGAAGATCATGAGAAAGAGCTGAGCACGAAGGAATTAATCATTCACAATGTTCTACTCAATAAATACATTTGGCTTTTCTCCATTGCCAATTTTTTCGTTTATATCATTCGTTACAGTTTGATTGATTGGGGACCGACTTACCTAAAAGAGGTGAAAGGTGCCAATCTGGAAAGCGGAGGGATTTCCACGCTTGTGCTTGAGTTTGGCGGAATCGGTTCTACTTTACTGATGGGTTGGATCTCCGACAAAGCGGGAGGAAGGAGAGGAATGGTGAGTTTGCTTTGTATCATTCCTATCTTTTTCGCCTTTCTCGGAATTATCTATAACCCTCCCGGAAATATAATGATCGATTTTATTTTGTTCGGAATCATCGGGTTGTTTATTTATCCTCCTGTTATGTTGCTCGGAGTCGCCGGATTGGATTTCACTTCCAAAAAAGCTGTGGGAACTGCGGCGGGATTTATCGGCTTGTTCGGAGCTTTGGGCAGAACCGTACAAGGCAAAGGCTTGGGTTGGCTTGTGGACCATTATTCGTGGAACGAGGCTTTGGCGGCGATCGTCATCGCCACCCTTTTTGCAATTCTTTTGCTTTCCTTTACTTGGCGCTTGAAACCGAGAGGGTAA